Proteins encoded within one genomic window of Phototrophicus methaneseepsis:
- a CDS encoding tetratricopeptide repeat protein: protein MPLLPVQAQLSAPCDVLNNAPTDLGSSTRAQTLDNTALQMTSLGDYETAVTLLTQSLGADAEYAPGYLHRGCAYIVLGDLESAAADFDAFAQLSADTEIADAAQALLASFSGAPLACVSGSTYANQREALDQILTFNESIASADDYNERGLANICLGEYETSIRDFSRAIDLDKTIGTYYSNRGFVYQELNNHEDAVVDFERAIALDPQNNIAFNNRGYSYFELGDYDNALLDYNHSLELDTEYPLAYANRGDLYWEQAEYERALDDYTEAINLDPNVDTYYNTRGLIYLDMDDIESALADFTTASELNPDNPVYWYNRATMYRMQEDFDTAITNYTQALALQPDYELALDWRGYLYWWTNQPALCIADYVLLVTMQPGDPNYYNNRGLCYADVAQYDLAISDYTRSLELNPDLDVAYGNRGDAYYSSERYTQAVADFQELLARTPEDDRYWQRLGQAYQGLDDYESAIEAHEQAIELNPERDDYWNWLGLAHYWLGDYETAVTKYSKALELAPDTSLYYFNRGYAYYYEGDAEASTADFERYLELEPDATDREEVEDLLNEMRG from the coding sequence ATGCCTTTATTACCTGTACAGGCGCAGTTGAGCGCGCCCTGCGATGTTCTCAACAACGCCCCGACAGATTTAGGATCGAGCACACGCGCCCAAACGCTGGATAATACGGCTCTACAGATGACCTCATTAGGCGATTACGAGACGGCTGTGACGCTGCTGACGCAGTCGCTGGGGGCGGATGCTGAATATGCACCCGGTTATCTGCATCGTGGGTGTGCTTATATCGTCCTGGGGGACCTGGAAAGTGCCGCAGCGGATTTTGATGCATTTGCCCAGTTGAGCGCCGATACCGAAATAGCCGACGCCGCCCAAGCGCTGCTGGCGTCCTTCTCTGGTGCGCCGTTGGCCTGCGTTTCCGGCAGCACTTATGCCAATCAGCGAGAAGCACTTGACCAGATACTGACCTTTAACGAGAGCATTGCTTCTGCAGATGACTATAATGAGCGCGGCCTTGCGAATATTTGCCTGGGAGAATATGAAACATCAATTCGGGATTTCTCTCGCGCGATTGATCTTGATAAAACGATAGGCACCTATTACAGCAATCGCGGTTTCGTCTATCAGGAACTCAACAATCACGAAGACGCTGTGGTTGATTTTGAGCGCGCGATTGCGCTGGACCCACAGAATAATATCGCTTTCAACAACCGGGGTTATTCTTACTTTGAGTTGGGTGATTATGATAATGCCCTCTTAGATTACAATCACTCGCTGGAGCTTGATACGGAATACCCGCTAGCTTATGCGAACCGGGGCGATCTTTACTGGGAGCAGGCAGAATATGAACGCGCTCTGGATGACTATACCGAAGCGATCAACCTGGACCCCAATGTCGATACCTATTACAACACACGCGGCCTGATTTACCTGGATATGGATGATATTGAAAGCGCGTTGGCTGATTTCACAACCGCTTCTGAACTTAATCCGGATAATCCTGTCTATTGGTATAACCGGGCCACGATGTACCGCATGCAAGAGGACTTTGATACAGCGATCACCAATTACACCCAGGCCTTGGCGCTTCAGCCGGATTATGAACTGGCCCTGGATTGGCGAGGTTATCTCTACTGGTGGACGAACCAACCCGCCCTGTGTATTGCAGATTATGTGCTGCTGGTGACCATGCAGCCTGGAGACCCCAACTACTATAACAACCGTGGTCTATGCTATGCGGATGTCGCCCAGTATGACCTTGCCATTTCAGATTACACCCGATCCCTGGAATTAAACCCGGATTTGGATGTGGCTTATGGCAATCGTGGCGATGCTTACTATAGCTCAGAGCGCTATACGCAGGCTGTTGCGGATTTCCAGGAATTGCTGGCGCGCACGCCAGAAGATGACCGTTATTGGCAGCGCCTGGGGCAGGCATACCAGGGCCTGGACGATTATGAATCCGCCATTGAAGCCCACGAACAAGCCATTGAGCTGAACCCGGAACGTGACGATTACTGGAACTGGCTGGGGCTTGCTCACTATTGGTTGGGAGATTACGAAACTGCTGTGACCAAATACAGCAAAGCGCTTGAACTCGCGCCGGATACCAGCCTGTATTATTTTAACCGGGGCTATGCTTACTACTATGAAGGTGATGCAGAAGCTTCCACAGCGGATTTTGAGCGCTATCTGGAATTAGAACCCGATGCAACAGACCGGGAAGAGGTGGAAGATTTGTTGAACGAAATGCGCGGTTAA